The segment CGAGCTGACCGCCATGGGTGTTCAGCGGCAGTGCGTCCGCCGCCACGAAGCCGGCCGCTTCGCCGGGTCCGCAGAAACCGAACTCCTCCAGCTGCATCAGCACGAAGGGGGTGAAGTGGTCGTAGATGATCCCGGCGTCGATATCGGCGGGCGCGAGGCCCGAGGTGCGCCAGAGTTGCCGGGCCACCACTCCCGTCTCGGGCAGGCCGGTCAGATCGTCCCGGTAGAAGCTGGTCATCTGCTCCTGGGCGCGACCCGCTCCTTGGGCGGCCGCCACGACGACGGCCGGCGGCTTCCGCAGGTCCCGGGCGCGCTCGGTGCTGGTGACCACGATCGCCTGACCGCCGTCGGTCTCCTGGCAGCAGTCGAGCAGCCGCAGCGGCTCCACGATCCGGCGGGACGCGGCATGATCGGCGAGGGTGATCGGTCTGCCGTAGAAGTACGCGGCGGGGTTACGGGCCGCATGGCGGCGGGCGGTCACGGCGACCGGGCCGAAGGCGTCCGGCGTCAGTCCGTAGGTGTGCAGATAGCGCTGGGCCGCCATGGCCACCCAGGAGGCGGGGGTGAGCAGCCCGGCGGGAAGGTTCCAGCCGAGGGCGGTGCCCTCCGCCGAGGGCTCGCGCCGCTGCACCCCGGCGCCGAAACGGCGACCGGAGCGTTCGTTGAACGCCCGATAGCAGACGACGACCTCGGCAACGCCCGCCGCGATCGCGAGGGCCGCCTGCTGGACGGTGGCACAGGCGGCGCCACCGCCGTAGTGGATACGGGAGAAGAAGGTCAGCTCCCCGATACCGGCGGCCTGCGCCACAGTGATCTCGGGGCTGGTGTCCATCGTGAAGGTGACGAGCCCATCGACATCGGCGGGGGAGAGCCCGGCGTCGTCCAGCGCCGCGCTCACCGCCTCGACGGCCAGTCTCAGCTCACTGCGCCCCGAATCCTTGGAGAACTCGGTCGCCCCGATCCCGGCGATCGCCGCCCGGCCTCCCAGTGAACCCCTGTTCCCCGGGCCCGTCACCGGCCTCCACCGCCACCTACGCCAGGAACCAGCCGACCGGCCCCGGCCCCGGCCCCGGCCCCGCCCCCGGCTTCCGCGCCTTTGTCGGCGGCGGTCTCCGTGGTGGGCAGCGCGACCGTGACCAGGCCCGTGACATGGTGGCCGAGGGTGTTGGTCCCGACGATCCTCACCTGGGCCGTCCGGCACTTCACAGCGACCGGCCCCGGTTCCTGCCCCGGCCCCGGCAGCCCCGGCCGGGTCACCGGCGGTTCCGGTGTCGCGTCGGTGACCGAGACCACCGTGCCCCTCAGCACCATCGTGTCGCCGGGATAGTTGGGCACACCCAGCCGGATGGCGACCTTGCGCAGCTCGGCCCGCTCCCCCAGACAGTCGGTGACATATCTGCCGACCAGCCCGTTCGTCGTCAGGATGTTCATGAAGATGTCGGGGGATCCCTTTCGGCGAGCCGACTCCGCGTCGTGGTGCACGTCCTGGAAGTCCCGGGAGGCGACGGCCCCCGAGACGATCAGTGTGCGCGTGATCGGGATCTCCAGCGGAGGGAACTCGTCCCCCGTCCGCGACTCCCGGGTGTTCTCGCTGTTCCCCTTCATTCCGGGAGCCGTCACCACGCGGAAGACCGGAAGCGTCAGGTCCTCCTCGAAGGAGGTGAACTCCAGCTCGACGGGCATGCCGATCCGCACCTCATCGGGCGGCACCCCGGTCACTCCCGCGACGATCCTGACGCCCTCCGCCAGTTCGATCAGCCCCACCGCGTAGGGCGGGTCGAAGGCAGGGAAGGGCGGATGGTGCATCACCACGTACGAGTACACGGAGCCCGTACCACCGGCCTCGACGGTGTCCCAGGCGTCCGAGCCGCAGTCGTTGCATCCGGGGAGCCAGGGGAAGCGGAGCCGTCCGCAGGCGGTGCACCGCTGGATGAGCAGCCGCCGCTCGGCGACCCCGTCCCAGAACCCCGCGTTGTCCCGGTTGACCACGGGCCGGGGCCGCCGCGCGCCGCGCTCACCGGATGTCCCGGCCGTGGACGCCTCCGAACCACCGACCCGCGGGCTCCCGACCCCCGGGATCCCGTCCCCCGGACTCCCGACCCCCGGACTCCCGACCCCCGGACTCCCGTCCCGCGGACTCCCGTCCCGCGGACTCCCGTCCCGCGGGCGCCGGTTGCCGGGCGCGTACTTCAGAATGCGGAACCGATGGGTCCCGACTGGCTCCCCGCCCGCCACCCGAACGTCCATACGGGTGGTGATGAAATGGCCCGTGCCCAGCTTGGTGCGCTTCCGCTCCGAGACGGACTCGATGACCGTGTCGAAGGTGATCCGGTCCCCCGGCCGGAGCGGGCGCCGGTACTCCTGCTCACAGTCGGTCGCGACCACCGAGGTGTACCCCGCGCCGTCGAGCAGTCCGAGCAGTTGCTGCCATGCGGCCGAACGCCCACCGTCCGGCCCGTCGCGCCCATCCTGACCATCCGGCCCGTCGCGCCCGTCCTGCTTGGAGTCAACCCTCTGCCCGGAGTCCGCTTCCTCCCCGGAGTCGGCGGGCCCGTGTCCTGAGAGCCCTCCCAGCGTCCATGCCTGGAGCATCGTCGGAGGCGCGACGGCACCCGGCCCCTGATAGGCGGGGTTCGTATCCCCCATCGCCTCGCACCAGTGTCTGATCATCGGCGGGTTGACGGGGTCCTTGCCCGCGCCGCCCGCAACGGCCACCCGGCCCTCGTACCCCTTCAGCCGCTCGTACAGATCCCCTTCCGGGGGACTCATCGCCGGGCTCTTCCCCCTCACCGCCGCCCCCTCCTCAGGCGCTCCATACCGAGCAGCTCACACCGGGCCGCCGGATCGCCAACGGGCAGTGGTCCGCCGGGCATCAGCCGTCGGACGTACGAACGGGGTGCGGCGCGCAGCTTCTGCTGCGGCACGGTGGGCGCGAGGTGCACGACGGCGGCCTCCCGAGGAAAGCGGGGTACGAATCGGGGCAGACGAAAACCGGTTTCTGACTGTCCGTCAGAAACCGGTTCACTGTCAAGCCGTCAAAGCGGTCCGCACACAGAGATCCGCCTGCGCGGCGGCGCCTGCGGCGCCACCGCACAGGCGGTCATCACCCCTTGGTCATCCCCCCGTCGGGCCGGGCGGTCACCACCACAGGTGGGTGAAGTTCACATTCACGTTGTCCTGGTCGATCGCGGTGAAGGCGGAACCGTTGACGCTGGCGATATTGCTCTGGTTCGACGCACCGGCCCCGCTGGCGACCTGCTGACTGGTGGTCGAATTGCCCAGGTTGTTGCCGCCGACGCCACTGGCGACGATCGAAGCCACCGTCGCGTTCGATCCGTTGTCCCCGAACGCCGCGTTGTCAGCCGAGGCAACGCCCGTGAACAGGGCGGCCGTCAGGGGCAGTGCGGCGACAGCGGCGAGAGCGCGGGCCGTACGGATGCTTGCCATGTCTTCTCCTCCGAAAAACTACTTACGGCTTGCTTCCGGGCGATTGGCCGACCGCTCCGGATCAATGACGACGTCGCGCCCTCAGAGTTGCCCACCGAATCCCCGGCGAACCACCCAAGACGGAGCGATTCCCCCTCAAGCGTGAGGACAAGCAGATAAACCCCTTTCACGCCCGCAGAACCGGGCGCCCGCCGGACCCGGCACCGGCCGATGACGCCCGACCCCGGACACCCCAAGAGAGGAATCGATACGGCACGCACCCGCCCGCCACCCCCTCTACCGATCTTCGAACATAAGTACGAAACTGGGTGCATGGCCGTGACCGATCAACAGACCTCCGCCCTGGCCCTCGCCCATGCCCTGTCCGCCGCGGAGCGGGGATTCCCGGTGATCCCGCTGTCCCCGTCCAAACTCCCCGCCCTGCCCTCACCCCACCGACAGGACGGCGGAAGCACCGCGCCGGACGGGGCGGCCCGCTGTCGGGGCGCATGCGGCCTCCCGGGACACGGGGTCCTCGACGCCACCACCGACCCCGCGGCCGTACGCGCCCTGTTCGCGGCCGCACCCTGGGCAACGGGCTACGGCATCGCCTGCGGCCGGGCACCGCACCATCTGATCGGTGTCGATCTCGATGTCTCCACCCCCGCGACCACGGACGACGGACCGTTCCCGACCCCACCGGCCTCGTTCTCCGCGCTCCAGGATCTGGCGCTACGGCACCTCTTCACGATCCCGGAAACGGTCACCGTCATCACCCCGAGCGGCGGCCGCCACCTCTGGCTGACCGGCCCGCCCGACATCACCGTCCCGAACTCCGCGAGCCGGCTCGCCCCGGGAATCGACGTCCGGGGGTACGGGGGATATCTCGTCGGACCGGGTTCGGTCACCGCCCAGGGGGCGTACCGCCTGGCATCCGGTACGGCCGGGAACACACCCGCGCCCTGCCCACGCGCCCTTCTGCTACTGATCGCGCCGCCCGCGCGCCCTCACCACCCTGCCGCCACCCGCGTGCGCCCCTCCCAGGGACAGGGCCTGGTCCACTTCGTCCTCGCCGCCCACAAGGGCCAGCGCAACACCCGGCTGTTCTGGGCCGCCTGCCGGGCCTACGAGAACGGCATCGGGGACACCCTGGCCGACGCCCTCACCCGGGCCGCCGTCCACGCCGGCCTCCCCGAGCGCGAGGCCCGCGCCACGATCGCCTCGGCCCGCCGGCTGACCTCGGACCGCCGCTGACCACCCCGACAGCCCGTGACAGTCCGGAACTGCCCGGGCACCCGGGCATACGAAAAGGGGCGCCCCGCACAGGACACCCCTTCCGCATTCGCTCCGGCGCCGCCGGGGACTACTTCTTCTTGCCGAAGAGCCCGCCCTCGAACGTGGCCCAGTCGTACATCTGGTGCACGGCCTGCCCGAAGATCGGGATGCTGATGTGCTCGAAGACGTCCTCCACCAGGTCGATGTCACCGGTGTTGTAGATCAGCGGCCCATTGATGTTGATCAGCCCACCACCGGCGCGAGGCGCCGCCTTCTGCTCCTGGGCATGGGCCGTGCCACTCGACAGAGTGAGGGCGACACCGGCCGCCACAGTCGCAACAAAAGCCGCACAGCGGACACGACGCTTCATGAGCACTCCGATCCAGAGGGTGTAGTTCCACTGAATTCAGCCCAGGCTCAACTCCCTCATGAACAAGGGGAGTTGAGAAGGTTTCGCCTGTGGGGGGCTGAAGGTGAACGTCAGCCTGCCATCGGGTCAAGGGCAAGTAAAGTGCCTGGAGAGGTTGATGTGATCATGACCGGATCCCACTCCCTGTCCGAATCTCGCCCTCCCGGGAGAGGGCATGCGGCACGGAGCGGCATGAACGGGACAGGAGAAACGGGACGGGAGAAACGCACCCACGAAAGAGGGCGGGCTCCCGGGGGAGCCCGCCCTCTGCACCTAACGGTGCTGTCAACGTGCGGTGGGTGTGGGATTTGAACCCACGGTGACTCGCGCCACGACGGTTTTCAAGACCGTTCCCTTAGGCCGCTCGGGCAACCCACCCAACGCCCCGCCGTGTCCGGCGCGGAGCGGCCTACAGAGTACCGGCACGGTGGCGGGTGTCGCAGCAGCCTTCCGGAAGGGTGGGGAAGGGCCGTGGCGAAGGGGGCCCTTCGGGAGGCGGCTCAGCTGTCACCCGTGCGGGAGCCGAGAACGAGGTTGGCCTTGGACTTCTTGCCGTCGCGCTCGTAGGTGAGCGTGATCTTGTCGCCGGGCTTGTGGTTCCAGATCTCGCTGATCAGGGTCGGGCCGCTGTCGATCGGCTTGCCGTTGAACTCGGTGATGACGTCACCCGCCTTGAGACCTGCCTTGGCCGCCGGGCCGGTCGGGGGAACCGCCGGAGTGTCGCCGTTGCCCTTGAGCGGGATCCGGGCGCCGCCGGCGGCCTCGGAAACATCGACAGTGGCTCCGATGACCGGGTAGACCGGCTTGCCGGTCTTGATCAACTGCTCGGCGACGTTCTTCGCCTGGTTGATCGGGATGGCGAAGCCGAGGCCGATGGACCCGGCCTGGCCGAGGGCGTTGCCGGTGGACTGGATGGCGGAGTTGATGCCGATCACGGCACCGCGGGCGTCGAGGAGGGGCCCGCCGGAGTTGCCCGGGTTGATGGAGGCGTCGGTCTGGAGGGCGCTCATGTAGGAATTGCTCTTGCTGCTGGCCTCACCGCCGGACGCGACCGGCCGGTTCTTGGCGCTGATGATGCCGGTCGTGACCGTGTTGGACAGGCCGAAGGGGGCGCCGATCGCGATCGTCGAGTCGCCGACCGCGACCTTCCCGGAGTCGCCGAGGGGCAGCGGGGTCAGACCGGAGGGCGCGTTCTTGAGCTTGAGCACCGCGACGTCGTAGCCCTGGGCCCGGCCGATGACCTCGGCGTCGTACTTACGGCCGTCGGAGAACGTCACCGCGACGGTGCCGCCTTCCGCCGCGGAGGCCACCACATGGTTGTTGGTCAGGATGTGGCCCTGCTGGTCGTAGACGAAGCCCGTGCCCGTACCGCCGCCGGAGCCGCCGCCGGGGAGATCGGCGCCGCCCTCGCGGCCCGACTTCGCTTCGATGGTCACCACGCTCGGCAGCGCCTTCGCGGCGACCGACGCGACACTGCCCGGCTCGCGCTTGAGGTCCTTGGGGATCTCCGTGGACGTGATCGTCGTCGAGGAGCTGTCCTCGTCGCGGTCGGACGCGGCCCAGTAGCCCGCGGCACCGCCGACGCCGCCCGCGACGAGCGCGGCGACCAGGACCGCGACGGCCAGGGAGCTGAAGCGCTTGCGCCGCTTGGGCGCGGCTGCACCGGGCGGGACCGGGGCGCCCCAGACCGGGCCTTCGGGGCCGCCGTACGGAGGAAGAGCGGGCGGCGCGGCCGGCGGAACCGCCCAGTCCGCACCGTGCTGAGGGGCCGGGGGAGCGACCGGGGGAGCCGTCGGCCCGGGCGTCTGAAGACCGGAGGCCGGGGCCGGCGGGCCCGCCTCCGGGGCCGGGGCCGCAGCAGGCGGTACGGGCGCGGAGACCTCGGGCCCGGGAGGCGCCACGGGCGGCGGGCCCGCGACGGGCCCCGGCGGCGGCCCGTCGGGAGCAACCGGCGGCACGGGGGGTACGGGTGGGGTCGCCGGGGTCGCCGACTGCTGCGCCGGGCCCTCGGTGCCCTCGTACTCGGTGCTCACAGTTTTTCTCCTCCGGGGTCCACAGGTGCTCTTATCGGGTGGGGAAGTCCGCTCTGCAACTGTCTCGGATCAGCATTTCCCACAGGCCGTCAGACCACAGTAAGCAGGACCTGTGCTTGTCCCGCCTCTCCTTTATATGCGACAAAACGGCCAGACGGGTTGAGTCACCGGAGACCCGTCCGGCGGACGCTCCGTCCGGCCGTCGCCCGGTCGCCATCCGGTCGCCATCCGGTCGCCATCCGGCGCACGGCAACCTTTCCGCGCCCCCGCGTGCCATGCGGACCGCCGCGGTGACACCATGACGCGGTGACCTCAGCACGACAGCAGAACATCCAGGTCGTGGCCCACCGCGGGGCCTCCGAGGACGCCCCCGAGCACACACTGGCCGCGTATAT is part of the Streptomyces qinzhouensis genome and harbors:
- a CDS encoding lipid-transfer protein translates to MTGPGNRGSLGGRAAIAGIGATEFSKDSGRSELRLAVEAVSAALDDAGLSPADVDGLVTFTMDTSPEITVAQAAGIGELTFFSRIHYGGGAACATVQQAALAIAAGVAEVVVCYRAFNERSGRRFGAGVQRREPSAEGTALGWNLPAGLLTPASWVAMAAQRYLHTYGLTPDAFGPVAVTARRHAARNPAAYFYGRPITLADHAASRRIVEPLRLLDCCQETDGGQAIVVTSTERARDLRKPPAVVVAAAQGAGRAQEQMTSFYRDDLTGLPETGVVARQLWRTSGLAPADIDAGIIYDHFTPFVLMQLEEFGFCGPGEAAGFVAADALPLNTHGGQLGEAYLHGMNGIAEAVRQIRGTSVNQIPGAARILVTAGTGVPTSGLILGADG
- a CDS encoding OB-fold domain-containing protein, with protein sequence MSPPEGDLYERLKGYEGRVAVAGGAGKDPVNPPMIRHWCEAMGDTNPAYQGPGAVAPPTMLQAWTLGGLSGHGPADSGEEADSGQRVDSKQDGRDGPDGQDGRDGPDGGRSAAWQQLLGLLDGAGYTSVVATDCEQEYRRPLRPGDRITFDTVIESVSERKRTKLGTGHFITTRMDVRVAGGEPVGTHRFRILKYAPGNRRPRDGSPRDGSPRDGSPGVGSPGVGSPGDGIPGVGSPRVGGSEASTAGTSGERGARRPRPVVNRDNAGFWDGVAERRLLIQRCTACGRLRFPWLPGCNDCGSDAWDTVEAGGTGSVYSYVVMHHPPFPAFDPPYAVGLIELAEGVRIVAGVTGVPPDEVRIGMPVELEFTSFEEDLTLPVFRVVTAPGMKGNSENTRESRTGDEFPPLEIPITRTLIVSGAVASRDFQDVHHDAESARRKGSPDIFMNILTTNGLVGRYVTDCLGERAELRKVAIRLGVPNYPGDTMVLRGTVVSVTDATPEPPVTRPGLPGPGQEPGPVAVKCRTAQVRIVGTNTLGHHVTGLVTVALPTTETAADKGAEAGGGAGAGAGAGRLVPGVGGGGGR
- a CDS encoding bifunctional DNA primase/polymerase, giving the protein MAVTDQQTSALALAHALSAAERGFPVIPLSPSKLPALPSPHRQDGGSTAPDGAARCRGACGLPGHGVLDATTDPAAVRALFAAAPWATGYGIACGRAPHHLIGVDLDVSTPATTDDGPFPTPPASFSALQDLALRHLFTIPETVTVITPSGGRHLWLTGPPDITVPNSASRLAPGIDVRGYGGYLVGPGSVTAQGAYRLASGTAGNTPAPCPRALLLLIAPPARPHHPAATRVRPSQGQGLVHFVLAAHKGQRNTRLFWAACRAYENGIGDTLADALTRAAVHAGLPEREARATIASARRLTSDRR
- a CDS encoding S1C family serine protease, with protein sequence MSTEYEGTEGPAQQSATPATPPVPPVPPVAPDGPPPGPVAGPPPVAPPGPEVSAPVPPAAAPAPEAGPPAPASGLQTPGPTAPPVAPPAPQHGADWAVPPAAPPALPPYGGPEGPVWGAPVPPGAAAPKRRKRFSSLAVAVLVAALVAGGVGGAAGYWAASDRDEDSSSTTITSTEIPKDLKREPGSVASVAAKALPSVVTIEAKSGREGGADLPGGGSGGGTGTGFVYDQQGHILTNNHVVASAAEGGTVAVTFSDGRKYDAEVIGRAQGYDVAVLKLKNAPSGLTPLPLGDSGKVAVGDSTIAIGAPFGLSNTVTTGIISAKNRPVASGGEASSKSNSYMSALQTDASINPGNSGGPLLDARGAVIGINSAIQSTGNALGQAGSIGLGFAIPINQAKNVAEQLIKTGKPVYPVIGATVDVSEAAGGARIPLKGNGDTPAVPPTGPAAKAGLKAGDVITEFNGKPIDSGPTLISEIWNHKPGDKITLTYERDGKKSKANLVLGSRTGDS